One Sphaerisporangium krabiense DNA segment encodes these proteins:
- a CDS encoding IS256 family transposase, which yields MAVNDSVDPAGWLAKQIEQQDPDLLRSMVKTMAEALMSAEADSRCGAGYGERSSERTNSRNGYRTRDWDTRAGTVELAIPLRQGSYFPDWLLERRRRAEQALISVVATSYLLGVSTRRVDKLVEQLGITGISKSQVSQMAKTLDTQVEAFRTRTLDAGPYTFLWLDALTQKVREGGRIINVHVLVATAVNANGQREILGLEISSREDGAGWLSFLRGLVARGLSGVHLVISDAHAGLVDAIGACLPGASWQRCRTHYLRNLLTCVPKSAQPWVATLVRTIFDQDGPEAVLAQHQWVIDALATKYPAAADHLETSREDLLAFAAFPKEIWKQIWFNNPQERLNKEIRRRTDVVGIFPDRPAIIRLIGAVLSEQTDEWSEARRYMGVEVLAKARLKLIHGDTPTTHRLPDTLTA from the coding sequence ATGGCCGTGAACGACAGTGTGGACCCCGCCGGCTGGTTGGCGAAGCAGATCGAACAGCAGGATCCGGATCTGTTGCGATCCATGGTGAAGACCATGGCCGAAGCGTTGATGTCGGCCGAGGCCGACAGCCGGTGCGGGGCCGGATACGGCGAGCGCAGCAGCGAGCGCACCAACTCCCGCAACGGATATCGCACCCGTGACTGGGATACTCGGGCCGGCACCGTCGAGCTGGCGATCCCGCTCCGGCAGGGGTCCTACTTCCCCGACTGGCTGCTGGAGCGCCGCCGCCGGGCCGAGCAGGCGCTCATCAGCGTCGTGGCCACCTCCTACCTGCTGGGAGTCTCCACCCGCCGGGTGGACAAGCTGGTCGAGCAACTGGGCATCACCGGCATCTCCAAAAGCCAGGTCAGTCAGATGGCCAAGACCCTGGACACCCAGGTCGAGGCGTTCCGGACCCGCACCCTGGACGCCGGGCCTTACACCTTCCTGTGGCTGGACGCCCTGACCCAGAAAGTCCGAGAAGGCGGCCGGATCATCAACGTGCACGTCCTGGTCGCCACCGCCGTCAACGCCAACGGGCAGCGGGAGATCCTCGGCCTGGAGATCAGCAGCCGTGAAGACGGCGCCGGCTGGCTGTCCTTCTTGCGCGGCCTGGTCGCCCGCGGCCTGTCCGGGGTCCACCTGGTCATCTCCGACGCACACGCCGGGCTGGTGGACGCCATCGGCGCCTGCCTGCCAGGAGCGTCCTGGCAGCGTTGCCGCACCCACTACCTGCGCAACCTGCTCACCTGCGTCCCCAAATCCGCCCAGCCCTGGGTCGCCACCCTGGTACGCACCATCTTCGACCAAGACGGTCCCGAAGCCGTGCTCGCCCAGCACCAGTGGGTCATCGACGCTCTGGCCACCAAGTACCCAGCCGCCGCCGATCACCTGGAGACCTCCCGCGAGGACCTGCTGGCCTTCGCTGCCTTCCCCAAAGAGATCTGGAAACAGATCTGGTTCAACAACCCCCAGGAACGGCTGAACAAGGAGATCCGCCGCCGCACCGACGTCGTCGGCATCTTCCCCGACCGGCCCGCCATCATCCGCCTCATCGGCGCGGTGCTGTCGGAACAGACCGACGAATGGAGCGAAGCCCGCCGCTACATGGGCGTGGAAGTCCTGGCCAAAGCACGACTGAAACTCATCCACGGCGACACGCCGACCACGCATCGACTCCCCGACACACTCACCGCTTAA
- a CDS encoding YdeI/OmpD-associated family protein, producing MTSAQPRPSASEHPATWRFGYPIYHVETRPQWRSWLEQNHTSTRGVWLCSWRTGTGRPRCPYPEVVEEAICFGWIDSTANLLDDDRGLQLITPRKAKSPWSRLNRQRAAEMERRGLMTDAGRAAIDAAKTNGWWTISDQVEALEEPADLATSLDQHPQARANWDRFPPSARKQTLWWIASAARPSTRAGRIAAAVAEAANGRQAGHVLRSGV from the coding sequence GTGACCTCTGCGCAACCCCGGCCGTCGGCGTCCGAGCACCCCGCCACGTGGAGGTTCGGCTACCCGATCTACCATGTCGAGACTCGACCGCAATGGCGATCGTGGCTCGAGCAGAACCACACGTCGACCCGCGGCGTGTGGCTGTGCTCGTGGCGGACCGGCACCGGCCGACCACGATGCCCCTACCCCGAAGTAGTCGAAGAAGCGATCTGCTTCGGGTGGATCGATTCGACCGCCAACCTCCTCGACGACGACCGCGGCCTCCAGCTGATCACCCCGCGAAAAGCCAAAAGCCCTTGGTCCCGACTCAACCGCCAACGCGCCGCCGAAATGGAACGTCGCGGCCTCATGACGGACGCCGGGCGAGCAGCGATCGACGCGGCGAAGACGAACGGATGGTGGACCATCTCCGACCAAGTCGAAGCCCTCGAAGAACCCGCCGACCTCGCCACCTCACTCGACCAACACCCTCAAGCACGAGCCAACTGGGACCGCTTTCCCCCGAGCGCCCGCAAGCAGACGCTGTGGTGGATCGCCAGCGCGGCACGGCCATCAACGCGGGCCGGCCGAATCGCGGCCGCCGTCGCTGAGGCAGCGAACGGGCGCCAAGCCGGTCACGTCCTGCGAAGTGGTGTATGA
- a CDS encoding alpha/beta fold hydrolase — translation MLNPTEFPKPTLIPVNGVELEVFEAGRENAGKPIVLCHGWPEHAFSWRHQMPALAAAGYHVIAPNQRGYGNSSRPTEVTDYDIEHLSGDLVALLDHYGYEDATFVGHDWGAFVVWGLTLLHPNRVNKVINLSLPYPERGEKPWIEFMEDMLGGDFYFVHFNRQPGVADAVFEDNTFQFLRNLYRKNEPPREPQPGMALIDLARAETPRGEPIMSDGELAVLVSAFESSGFTGSINWYRNLDRNWHLLADVDPIIRQPALMIYGDRDLVARGENLAEFVPNVEVVSLDSGHWIQQEKPEETTQAILKWLEQQDAT, via the coding sequence ATGCTCAATCCAACCGAATTCCCCAAGCCCACCCTTATTCCGGTCAACGGTGTGGAACTCGAAGTCTTCGAAGCGGGCCGGGAAAATGCGGGAAAACCCATCGTGCTCTGCCACGGCTGGCCGGAGCACGCCTTCTCCTGGCGCCACCAGATGCCCGCCCTCGCCGCGGCCGGCTACCACGTCATCGCACCGAACCAGCGCGGCTACGGCAACTCATCCCGCCCGACCGAAGTGACGGACTACGACATCGAACACCTGTCGGGTGACCTCGTCGCACTCCTCGACCACTATGGATACGAAGACGCCACCTTCGTCGGCCATGACTGGGGTGCGTTCGTCGTCTGGGGACTGACCCTGTTGCACCCGAACCGTGTGAACAAGGTGATCAACCTGAGCCTGCCCTACCCCGAGCGCGGGGAGAAGCCCTGGATCGAGTTCATGGAGGACATGCTCGGCGGCGACTTCTACTTCGTCCACTTCAATCGACAGCCGGGCGTCGCGGACGCCGTATTCGAAGACAACACATTCCAGTTCCTCCGCAACCTGTACCGCAAGAACGAGCCCCCCAGAGAGCCTCAGCCGGGCATGGCGCTGATCGATCTCGCCAGAGCGGAAACACCACGCGGTGAGCCCATCATGAGCGACGGCGAACTGGCCGTCCTGGTCTCCGCCTTCGAATCATCGGGATTCACGGGCAGCATCAACTGGTACAGGAACCTCGACCGCAACTGGCACCTGCTGGCGGACGTGGACCCGATCATCCGACAGCCCGCACTCATGATCTATGGCGACAGGGACCTGGTCGCACGGGGTGAGAACCTGGCGGAGTTCGTGCCCAACGTGGAGGTGGTCAGCCTTGATTCCGGTCACTGGATCCAGCAAGAGAAGCCAGAAGAAACGACCCAAGCGATTCTGAAGTGGCTGGAACAGCAGGATGCCACCTGA